The following is a genomic window from Prevotella sp. E13-17.
CCCATTTGATAGAAGGAATGATATTACGTGTGTCGTTCAGACCACAGAAAATACGGGGGATGTCAACACCCTGAGCCTTCTTAACCTTATACATCAACTCGCGAACATCGTCGGGCACAGGATACATGCGCAACGCATTCAAACCACGATCCAACATGTGGGTCTGAATGCCTGCCTCGTTGAAAGGCTTACAGAAGGCACGTACGGCATCATTAGGATTCTCACCTGCCATGAGGTTCACCTGTTCGAAAGCACCACCATTGGTCTCAACACGAGCAAAACACCCCATCTCGATAATGACGGGAGCGATGCGCTCCAACTGATCCTTGCGTGGCTGGAACTTACCAGATGACTGCCACATGTCACGGTAAACAAGACTGAACTTGATTTTCTTTTTTCCCATAGATTTATCAAATAGATTTTATCAAAAATTTCTCTACTAAAAACAAAATTGCTGCAAAGGTACTAAAGAGTTGGGAGTTAAGGACCACGCAGATGAAGTAATTTGAACCATTTAACGTTTTTTTAATGAAAACATCGCAAAAAATATCATCAGACCTAGTCTGTAACTCCCAACTTTTCATTAACTTTGCCAGCAAAACAAGAATCAATAAATAATGAAACAGAAAGCCCTATTATTCGCATTACTGCTGACCATCGGATGTTTCGTGGCCTGCAACACTAGTAAAGAGGTAAAGGACAACGAGGAAGAAAACGTGGTGTTCAACAGAATAGAAGGCGACTCAACCATCTATGGCATGGCATGCGATGGGTGTAACGACACCATCATCGTATATCTTAAAACACCCTATTCAGGAACGGATCCTGACACACTGAATATTCTGCAGGCCTCGAGACTGCATAAGATATTTGGAAAACCACGTATTGGTGATAAACTTGCCATCGTTCGCAATGCCGTTGATACGACTAAAGCAGACATGGTGATCGTTACAGAGGACCTTCAAGGCGACTGGTGCTACAAAGTACTCCCTACCCTGCGCATGCGTGCAGACATGGAAGGGCACACCATTAAGCAGAAGATAAACAAGCTGCCTGACTCTATTGCAGACTTGCTGAAAGTGGAACGTGAGTATGGCATCAGCATCAAAGCCGAGAATGTGGCATTCCCCATCGGCATGAACAGACAGAGGGCCACTAGCGACGAGGAGTCGCCTGTGGAGTATCCCAAGCTGAAGTTCTACAACGAGTGGTTTATCTATAATGGCAAGATCGTGTTGCGCAGCGTCAGACCAGACTCTTTGGGACAGCAGCAGGTTTTGCTGAGCGACACGGCCGATTTGGAGATGCTGACACCCGACACCTTGGTATTCCGCTTCGCCGAGGGTTCGAGAGGTTATTACAGGAAGACTGAGAAATAAAAGCTAAACAAGAAGTATAAAAAAGCGTGGCTTTCTGATGAAGTCACGCTTTTTTATGTATTAAATGCACTGATGCTGCATGAGACGCTGCTCTGCCAACTTTTCATACTTCGTACCGGGTTTGCCGTAGTTAGCATACGGATAGATACTGATGCCACCACGAGGGGTAAACAGTCCAATAACCTCTATATATTTAGGTTCCATCAACTTCACTAAATCCTTCATAATGACATTCACGCAGTCTTCATGAAAATCACCATGATTACGAAAAGAGAAGAGATAGAGTTTCAAGCTCTTTGACTCTACCATTCTTTCTGCAGGGATATACATAATCTTGATTTCAGCGAAGTCAGGCTGACCGGTTATAGGACACAAAGATGTAAACTCCGGGCAGTTAAACTGAACCCAATAGTCGTTGACGGGATGCTTGTTTACAAAGGTCTCAAGCACCTCGGGTGCATAGTCGCTGCGATATTCGGTCTTTTTGCCAAGAGCATGAAGACCTTCTGACTCTCTTGTTGCCATGCTTATTCTTTTATTTTAAAGATGTTGTAATTGATATCACGATCGAAGACATCCTCATGATCGTGAAGCTTTGTAAATCGAACCACACGGATAGTCACAGGAAGAACAAGAATCTCGTAAACAGTCTTCAATGACACCTGGGTGATGACAAGTGAGGGCATCTCTTCCCATGGAATAACGCCTCCCAATGCTAACGGGAAAAAGATGATGGAATCGGTCAACTCACCAAACACCGTACTGAGGACAGCACGAGCTGAAAAGTTTTTCCCATTAGACGATAGTTTCATGCGGCTCATCACATAAGCATTAACAAACGAGCCACAGAGGAATGCCAAGAAAGAAGCTGCAGCAATGCGAGGTGCTAAACCAAAAACCTGATGGAAGCCCTCCTGACCTTCCCAATATGGAGCTCCAGGAATCCAATCGGCAATAGCACCAAAGAGCACAAAGAGGAAGTTCATGGCGAAACCCATCCATATGAGCAGACGCGTACGACCATATCCCCAAACTTCACACACGACATCATTGATAATATAACTGACAGGGAATACAATAAGTCCTGCCGTCATATTCATCGGACCAAACGATATCTGCTTGGTCTCCAAGACGTTTGCCGTTATCAGGCAAACGCAGAACAGTATGCCATAGAACATAAACAGCACACTGATTCGCTGATTCTTATTATTTTCCATAATCTTGTTTTGTTTGTCGCGAGCCAAAGCTCAGCGAAAGGGGGTTGAGCAAGTACCCCTATATAAATTAATATTCGAAGTCGTAAACAATCGTGTCGCCACCAGTGGTGCTCACCGTCATTCGACTGATGCTCTTATCGGCGTTCAGCTGTACCTCGACGGTCTGATGACGCTTGCCCGAAGTAAGCTCGCTGAGAACACTCGTATGACGAGCATAGCGGAAGAGCGACATCAGCAAATAAGGGTCGCAATGGTCGATACCATCCACCAACTGGTTGACATCTACCGTCTGGCAGCGGTTGTCCACATTGCTATATTTAGGCATCACCTTTTCAATAATCTCACCATTAGCATACTGATATACGCTGTCGGCCACATGCATGCTGTCGGCAGCAAGCGAACGTCCGTTGAGGTAGTATGTAGCAGCACTGGCCACCTTGCCACCCTTGTGGTGTTCATAGCTGAAGGCGATGATTTTTATTGGAGGATAATAATTGTTCAGAACCATATTATAATAGCCGATAGTATCCGTAGATGACTTCAGCGAATAGGGCTGATAATCGGGCGAATAGGTACACATATACTTCTCATCGCCATCATAAACCACCAGCGAACTGTCTCTGTCGTTATAGATCAGCGCCAGGCTACGAAGCGATGTGCCGTTCTTTGACATCGTGAGATTAACCGGACGAAAGATGTTGTCGTAGCTGAACTCAAAGAGGCTGCCATCACTACCCGTAATTTTCTTCACAGCAGGTGCGTTTCCCAAAGAGCCATCACCACGTGTGGCATGCTGAATATAGTAGAATATGTTGGCCACATCAGGATGCTCTACGTCGTAGAAACGAACCATACACTGGCGACTCTTACCTGTGGTATTCTGATCAAAGGATACGGGAATGCGATATATCACGTTGCCCTTTCCCTCCGTCAGTCCCAGACGAGTCCAACTGCCATCAGAAAGTGAGACGTTCCATTTACCATAACTAAACATCACCACTGAGTCAACAGTAGTGTTGGCATAGACGCCATTATCCAGATAACAAGGACGATAAAAGTAGATGCCCGCACTATACGGATCTTTGTCATCGAAACACGAAGTCATCGTCATCAAGATGACCATTGCTCCAAGAATTAGCTTTTCTATTTTCATTGTTTTAATGATTAATTAATTGGTAAATTTATCAGACTTCATCATCATCTTCATCGTCCCAACTGTCGAAGTCGAAGGCGCCATAGCCCTCGAGCGATGGAGTTACAAAAGCATCCATAGCACGACGATCCTTCTTTGTTGGGCGTCCAGTACCACGAGCTCTGTCAACGAAACCACTGATGCGGTTCATCTCCAGCAGTTCATATTGGTCTTGCGGTGTAATATTCTCGTATATACCAGGTATAAGTTTAGCTCCGACACGCTGTTCGATGGTCTTTAAGATTCTGAAAGAATAGGTAACAGGAGGCTTACGCACACTGATCACATCACCCTCTTTCACCATTCTGGAGGGCTTAACCAGTACATTATTAACCCCAACACGCCCATTCTTGCAGGCATCTGCAGCTATACTTCTCGTCTTAAAGATACGTGCAGCCCAAAGCCATTTATCAATTCTTGCCTCCCCCATGTATTGACAAATTATTCACGTTTTGTTTTTGTTCTCTTTCCCAGTTTGTTATACTGGTTCATGGTGATATCAATACCAGCTAAAACAAAGCTCTTGATAATGTCCACAGCAATGTCGATGCTGGGCTGAAGTTCCTTCTGTTCTTCCTCCGAATAGCGACCCAACACCCAGTCAATCTGTCCGCCACGGGCATACTCGTTGCCAATACCCATACGCAGGCGAGCGTAGTTTTGACCAATGAGCTGCTGAATATGTCCCAATCCATTGTGACCACCGTTAGAACCGCTTCCCTTCAAACGGAAGTCGCCCAAAGGCAAAGCCACATCATCACTGATCACGAGCAGACGCTTTTGGTCAATGTTCTCCTTAGTAAGCCAATAGCGAACGGCATTACCACTGAGATTCATATATGTGGAAGGTTTCAGAAGAATCACCTTACGCCCCTTGAGAGTTGTCTCTGCTATGAAACCATAGCGTTTGTCTTCAAAACAGATATTGGATGCTTTCGCAAAAGCATCCAATACCATAAAGCCAGTATTGTGGCGGGTCTGGTCGTATTCATCACCGACATTACCCAAGCCAACAATTAAGTACTTGTCCATTTCTCCTGATTTTATTCAGCAGCAGCGGCAGCAGCAGCCTTAGAAGCACGAGTCTCCTTCACTGAGCATACAACCACCTGTGCAGGAGTAGCCAACTTGAGACCGTCGAAGCTCAGCTCGCCAACCTTGATTGCCTTACCCAAGCCGAGGTTTGTAACGTCAACATTGAGAATCTCAGGAATCTGCTTATAAGGAGCGGTTACGTCAATCTTACGGATGCTGAGGTTCAGCTTACCACCGTCACGTACACCCTGAGCCAGTCCGTTCAGCTTAACAGGAATACCAACAGTGATATCCTTCTGGTCGTTAACCTCGTAGAAGTCGGCATGCAGAAGAGCGTCTGTTGTGGGGTGGAACTGCAACTCCTTAATGATTGCCTTGCGCTCCTTACCATCGATGTTGATGTTTACAACATAAACGTGAGGAGTGTAAACAACCTTACGAAGCTCAGACATGGGAGCTGTGAAAGACAGTGCTACGGGCTGACCATTCTCACCCTTTGTTTCACCGTAGAGATTGCAGGGAACGAGACCCTCCTTGCGCAACATCTTTGAGGCTTTCTTGCCTAAGGCCTCGCGCACCTGGCCATTGATTGAAATTTCTTTCATAACAATAAATGTGTTACTCTAAATTAAGTTGTTAAATAAAAATTAATAATACCTAATTCGCCATCACACGAAAAAAGCGGTGCAAAGGTACAAATAAATTATGAAATACAATTCAACGTGCATGTTTTTTTTCAAAAAAAGCCTGTTTTACTTGTATAATAGAGGAAAAATATCTAAATTTGCATCCGATAAAATGACAATATAAAGATGATTAACAGAGAAATCATACGTATTAAGATTGTTCAGTTAACCTACGCGTACTATCAAAACGGTAACAAGAACATTGACAGTGCAGAAAAAGAACTATTCTTCAGTCTTTCGAAGGCCTATGATTTATATAACCATTTGCTGTCGCTGATGGTGGCCATCACGAAGGAGTCACGTCGCCGACTGGAGATCTTACAAGCCAAAGCAGAGCGAGAAGGAACAGAGGCTCCTTCACAGAAGTTCGCCTACAACCGTTTTGCCATTCAACTGGAAAACAACCATCAGCTGAACGAATTTCAGGAAACGCAGAAGCACACATGGGCTGATTACCCAGAATTTATTGGAAAAATGTACGAGAAGATAGAGCAGAGCCAAATCTATCAGGAGTACATGGAAAGCACAGAAGACAGCTATGCCGCCGACCGTGAGTTATGGCGTCGCCTGTATCGTGCCTTGATTGAAGACAATGAAGATTTGGATGCCATTTTCGAAGAGCAGAGTCTCTACTGGAACGACGACAAGAACGTTGTTGATACCTTTGTACTGAAGACCATCAAACGCTTCGATGAGAAAAATGGCGATGCCCAAGACCTACTGCCCGAGTACGATTCGGAAGAAGAGAAAGATTATGCACGGAAATTGTTCCGCGCCACAATACTGAACGCCGACGAATATCAGCGTTTCATGAGCGAGGCATCACGCAATTGGGATTTCTCTCGATTAGCGTATATGGACGTTATCATCATGCAGATAGCTATTGCCGAGATGATAACATTCCCCAGCATTCCCATATCCGTCACCATCAATGAGTATGTAGAGTTGGCCAAGTTCTACTCTACCCCACGCAGTGCTGGCTACATCAACGGCATGCTAGACGCCATTGCACATCATCTGGTGAGCACAGGTCGCATGATGAAGCCCATCGAGAAGAGAGAGCCGAACAATGACTAACCATTTTTTATTATTACCATAAGATTATGACCAATATCATTTTAGTTGCACAAGCCGGTGCACAGCAGGGGGGCATGATGATGCCTATCCTGATGATTGTGGCTATGTTTGCCATCATGTACTTCTTCATGTTCCGTCCTCAGCAGAAGAGACAGAAAGAGATTCAGAAGTTCCAAAACGAGCTGACCGAAGGAACGGCCGTTGTGACTGGTGGTGGTATCTACGGCACAGTGAAGAGCATTGACCTGGCAAAAAACACTGTTGAGGTTAAAATTGCGCGCGACGTTGTTATCACAGTCGATAAGAGCCTCGTGTTCAAAGATATGGCAAACCTGCCTTTGCAGAAGTAAAACAAGCACATTGAGCCTGACTCGTTTTTTCCGTACAGCCAGTCATTTCCTGTTCAGCAAGGCCAACAGGGAATTTCTGGTTTTTCTTGCTTTCTTTGCGTTAGCAGGTATATTTTGGTTGCTCATGACGCTCGATGTTCAGTACGAGCAGGAGATTAAGATACCTGTTCGCTATGTGAACGTGCCCCAAAATGCCGTTATTACCTCCAACGAGGTTGACACCTTGAGGGTTGTCGTGGGCGACAAGGGCATCACACTGCTTGGACTCCTTTATGGCAACAGCAACAATAGTATCGATATAGACTTCGAGAATTTTGCCCGAAGCAATGGTACTGGCGTCATTTCCAACATCGACCTTCAGAAACTCATTGGCAAGACGCTCCCCGCTTCTTCAAGGATTGTCAGTGTGAAACCCGAGAAGCTGGTTTTCTATTATAATTATGGTGAGAAGAAGAAGGTGCCAGTCCGCATCCAAGGACAAGTAATCCCAGAGCCACTTTATTTTATTTCCGAGACTAAGTACCTGCCAGACTCAGTCACCATCTATGCATCCAGGAAGAAATTGGAGAATATCTCTGTGGTTTATACCGAAGAACTGCATTACGAGAACTTCCACGACACGCTCACAATCGAAACGAATCTGGCTCGACTGTCGGGCGTAAAGATGGTGCCCAATAAGGTTTCTGTCTGCTTTATCACCGATGTCCTGACTGAAGAAAGCATCGATAACATTCCCATCGTAGGCATAAACATGCCCGAAGGCAAAGTGTTGCGCACCTTTCCTGCAAAGGTCTCGATTACATTTGTGACCGGTATGAAGGAGTTTCAATCGTTGACTCCCGACGATTTCCTTGTGGTGGCCGACTACGAGGAGTTCAGTCATAGCGAATCAACCAAGTGTAACATTTACCTAAAGAAGGTGCCAACAGCTATCCAACAGGCCAAGCTGAGCGTTAACCTTGTGGACTATCTGATTGAAGACCAATGAGAATAGGAATCACAGGAGGCATCGGGAGCGGCAAGAGTTTTGTTTGCCAACTGCTGAAGCAGAGGGGTATCGAGGTTTACGACTGTGACAGTGCTGCCAAACGGCTGATGCACACCTCTGCCCAACTCCGTCAACAGCTCTCAGCGCTGATAGGTCCAGACACCTATCTGCAAGATGGCAGGCTCAACAAAGCCGCCGTAGCACAGTTTCTGCTAACTTCCGAGGAAAATGCGAAGGCCATAGACAACATTGTTCATCCCGCCGTCTTTGACGACTATGAGAAGAGTGGCATTGACTGGGTTGAAAGTGCCATACTCTATGAGTCGGGACTTGACAGGCTCTTGGATAAGGTTATCGTTGTGACAGCCCCTGAAGATGTCCGCATCAAGCGCGTCATGCAGCGCGATCACATCAGCGAGGCCAAAGCCAAGGAATGGATAACCCGACAACTACCACAAGAAATCGTGAGAAGCAAAGCCGATTATGAAATTATCAACGATGGGGAGA
Proteins encoded in this region:
- the queF gene encoding preQ(1) synthase; protein product: MATRESEGLHALGKKTEYRSDYAPEVLETFVNKHPVNDYWVQFNCPEFTSLCPITGQPDFAEIKIMYIPAERMVESKSLKLYLFSFRNHGDFHEDCVNVIMKDLVKLMEPKYIEVIGLFTPRGGISIYPYANYGKPGTKYEKLAEQRLMQHQCI
- a CDS encoding queuosine precursor transporter, which gives rise to MENNKNQRISVLFMFYGILFCVCLITANVLETKQISFGPMNMTAGLIVFPVSYIINDVVCEVWGYGRTRLLIWMGFAMNFLFVLFGAIADWIPGAPYWEGQEGFHQVFGLAPRIAAASFLAFLCGSFVNAYVMSRMKLSSNGKNFSARAVLSTVFGELTDSIIFFPLALGGVIPWEEMPSLVITQVSLKTVYEILVLPVTIRVVRFTKLHDHEDVFDRDINYNIFKIKE
- a CDS encoding RNA-binding S4 domain-containing protein gives rise to the protein MGEARIDKWLWAARIFKTRSIAADACKNGRVGVNNVLVKPSRMVKEGDVISVRKPPVTYSFRILKTIEQRVGAKLIPGIYENITPQDQYELLEMNRISGFVDRARGTGRPTKKDRRAMDAFVTPSLEGYGAFDFDSWDDEDDDEV
- the pth gene encoding aminoacyl-tRNA hydrolase encodes the protein MDKYLIVGLGNVGDEYDQTRHNTGFMVLDAFAKASNICFEDKRYGFIAETTLKGRKVILLKPSTYMNLSGNAVRYWLTKENIDQKRLLVISDDVALPLGDFRLKGSGSNGGHNGLGHIQQLIGQNYARLRMGIGNEYARGGQIDWVLGRYSEEEQKELQPSIDIAVDIIKSFVLAGIDITMNQYNKLGKRTKTKRE
- a CDS encoding 50S ribosomal protein L25/general stress protein Ctc, which codes for MKEISINGQVREALGKKASKMLRKEGLVPCNLYGETKGENGQPVALSFTAPMSELRKVVYTPHVYVVNINIDGKERKAIIKELQFHPTTDALLHADFYEVNDQKDITVGIPVKLNGLAQGVRDGGKLNLSIRKIDVTAPYKQIPEILNVDVTNLGLGKAIKVGELSFDGLKLATPAQVVVCSVKETRASKAAAAAAAE
- the nusB gene encoding transcription antitermination factor NusB, with amino-acid sequence MINREIIRIKIVQLTYAYYQNGNKNIDSAEKELFFSLSKAYDLYNHLLSLMVAITKESRRRLEILQAKAEREGTEAPSQKFAYNRFAIQLENNHQLNEFQETQKHTWADYPEFIGKMYEKIEQSQIYQEYMESTEDSYAADRELWRRLYRALIEDNEDLDAIFEEQSLYWNDDKNVVDTFVLKTIKRFDEKNGDAQDLLPEYDSEEEKDYARKLFRATILNADEYQRFMSEASRNWDFSRLAYMDVIIMQIAIAEMITFPSIPISVTINEYVELAKFYSTPRSAGYINGMLDAIAHHLVSTGRMMKPIEKREPNND
- the yajC gene encoding preprotein translocase subunit YajC; amino-acid sequence: MTNIILVAQAGAQQGGMMMPILMIVAMFAIMYFFMFRPQQKRQKEIQKFQNELTEGTAVVTGGGIYGTVKSIDLAKNTVEVKIARDVVITVDKSLVFKDMANLPLQK
- a CDS encoding YbbR-like domain-containing protein → MTLDVQYEQEIKIPVRYVNVPQNAVITSNEVDTLRVVVGDKGITLLGLLYGNSNNSIDIDFENFARSNGTGVISNIDLQKLIGKTLPASSRIVSVKPEKLVFYYNYGEKKKVPVRIQGQVIPEPLYFISETKYLPDSVTIYASRKKLENISVVYTEELHYENFHDTLTIETNLARLSGVKMVPNKVSVCFITDVLTEESIDNIPIVGINMPEGKVLRTFPAKVSITFVTGMKEFQSLTPDDFLVVADYEEFSHSESTKCNIYLKKVPTAIQQAKLSVNLVDYLIEDQ
- the coaE gene encoding dephospho-CoA kinase (Dephospho-CoA kinase (CoaE) performs the final step in coenzyme A biosynthesis.), with protein sequence MRIGITGGIGSGKSFVCQLLKQRGIEVYDCDSAAKRLMHTSAQLRQQLSALIGPDTYLQDGRLNKAAVAQFLLTSEENAKAIDNIVHPAVFDDYEKSGIDWVESAILYESGLDRLLDKVIVVTAPEDVRIKRVMQRDHISEAKAKEWITRQLPQEIVRSKADYEIINDGETPLEPQIDNLFK